One segment of Niallia sp. Man26 DNA contains the following:
- a CDS encoding DUF6094 domain-containing protein → MNNVGSKVSSGFFEMSEKQGDKLLKLLSVTGSGVWFDSNCGEGKILHQLAQPFQNDNCKITTYGIETNTQRALKAQEILQHCINAPIESMIIQNEAVLLLFLNPSNSMNIREDDSSDQKEWNDLYRNTRYLSKRGIMIYIIPSYRFADNQIAQFLASHFFDVGIMRFLDEDYDDYNHCIFIGRKKSGKDKEVNKDLYKFLLQMESKVFVQTKVNSIAHIIRANKKWEVPAGIQELKTFYTKLGNKSDFVEGIKNSKVFTAFINRTKPRQLVIGGDPILPLNQGQLSLLMASGAINGEIGEGDNYHLVQGIEVVSKVVESEVKNHDNGGKTTITKTKTKRDVSVKLISPKGVIKKLV, encoded by the coding sequence ATGAACAATGTAGGAAGTAAAGTAAGCAGCGGTTTCTTTGAAATGTCAGAAAAACAAGGGGATAAGCTATTAAAGTTATTAAGTGTAACAGGTAGTGGAGTATGGTTTGATTCCAATTGCGGAGAAGGAAAAATTCTTCATCAGCTTGCACAGCCTTTCCAGAATGATAATTGTAAGATTACAACGTATGGGATAGAAACAAACACACAGAGAGCTTTAAAGGCACAGGAGATCCTACAGCATTGTATAAATGCTCCCATAGAAAGCATGATTATCCAAAACGAAGCTGTATTGCTACTATTTTTAAATCCTTCAAATAGTATGAATATCAGGGAAGATGACTCTTCTGATCAGAAGGAATGGAACGATTTATATCGCAATACTCGGTACTTATCTAAAAGAGGCATAATGATTTATATTATTCCTTCCTATCGATTTGCAGATAACCAGATTGCCCAATTTCTAGCATCCCATTTTTTCGATGTTGGGATTATGCGATTTTTGGATGAAGACTACGACGATTATAATCATTGTATTTTCATTGGAAGAAAGAAGAGTGGTAAAGATAAGGAAGTTAATAAGGATTTATATAAATTTCTACTTCAAATGGAATCAAAGGTTTTTGTTCAAACAAAGGTGAACTCAATTGCCCATATTATAAGAGCTAATAAAAAATGGGAAGTTCCCGCTGGTATTCAAGAATTAAAGACATTCTACACGAAGCTTGGGAATAAAAGTGATTTTGTAGAAGGAATAAAGAATAGTAAAGTCTTTACCGCTTTTATTAATCGTACCAAGCCAAGACAATTGGTCATTGGAGGAGATCCTATTCTACCCTTAAATCAAGGTCAGCTGTCCCTTTTAATGGCCAGTGGAGCTATTAATGGAGAAATAGGTGAAGGAGATAATTATCATCTTGTACAAGGAATCGAAGTCGTCTCTAAAGTTGTCGAGAGTGAAGTGAAAAATCATGATAATGGCGGAAAAACAACTATTACTAAAACCAAGACCAAAAGGGATGTTTCTGTAAAACTAATCAGTCCTAAAGGGGTAATAAAAAAGTTAGTGTAG
- a CDS encoding DUF418 domain-containing protein, producing MNKLERIHSIDVIRGFAILGIAFANILPLSTPILYDSFPSSLWTSSHDRLIEKLLFILAEGNFYSLFAMLFGFSFIIFMERSAAKGNNPYILFSKRQFILLGIGILHALFIWYGDILIVYALFGFLLLPLYKAPKWIISLMIAIVLLPNVVILYNLIGYNYDPAEYLDYNYIVSVIMNYQSGGTVGFLQNLYDWLNTYQPGNLPYLYMSIFPMFLIGVLIAKSKSILLNITKKHYVFWVVFGLVGLTIKLLPVVKPNSLLYLQAAESIGNPLMSLFYGLSILLMITKLKGSLSLIGNIGRTSMSNYLLQNIIGFVIFKVFHLYGTLPPTKLIIISFIVAVFQIWLSYIWLLLFKQGPIEFLWRRLTYIKIDTLRNKKSISSSSQ from the coding sequence AAGTAGCCTATGGACATCAAGTCATGACCGGTTAATTGAAAAGTTATTATTTATCTTGGCGGAAGGGAATTTTTACTCTCTGTTTGCCATGTTATTCGGATTCAGCTTTATCATATTTATGGAACGATCTGCAGCAAAGGGGAATAACCCTTACATACTTTTTTCTAAGAGACAGTTTATATTGCTGGGGATAGGAATACTCCATGCTTTATTTATATGGTATGGCGACATATTAATCGTTTATGCATTATTTGGATTTTTATTATTACCGCTTTATAAGGCCCCAAAATGGATTATAAGTTTAATGATAGCCATTGTTTTACTGCCTAATGTCGTAATTCTCTATAACCTTATTGGCTATAACTATGATCCGGCTGAATATCTTGATTACAATTATATAGTTTCGGTTATAATGAATTACCAATCAGGCGGAACAGTAGGATTTCTACAAAATTTATATGATTGGCTAAATACCTACCAGCCAGGAAACTTACCATATCTCTATATGAGCATATTCCCTATGTTCTTAATTGGCGTATTGATTGCTAAGAGTAAATCCATTCTATTGAATATAACTAAAAAACACTATGTGTTTTGGGTAGTATTTGGGCTTGTGGGATTAACTATTAAACTACTCCCAGTTGTTAAGCCGAATTCATTACTATACTTGCAAGCAGCTGAATCTATTGGTAATCCGCTTATGTCTTTATTTTACGGACTGAGTATTTTATTGATGATAACCAAGCTCAAAGGGAGTCTTTCCTTAATTGGCAATATCGGTAGAACTTCTATGAGTAATTACTTACTGCAAAACATAATAGGGTTCGTCATTTTTAAGGTATTCCATTTGTATGGAACATTGCCTCCAACTAAGTTAATAATAATTTCCTTTATAGTGGCTGTGTTCCAAATCTGGTTAAGTTACATTTGGTTACTCTTATTTAAACAAGGCCCAATTGAATTTTTATGGAGAAGATTAACGTATATTAAGATAGACACATTAAGAAATAAAAAATCTATATCTTCATCTTCTCAATAA
- a CDS encoding DUF6018 family natural product bioysynthesis protein: MNTTTNKLSINHEVFEDCRRHMETVNVYERTTRMSAEIIFKNGDRRIYHAKSDSKKYAVKEVINFVKSIEEAIGDKVMWRFKGDKNYNMSTNYQKDVSLLVRIKRDFLGYFFDI, from the coding sequence ATGAACACAACTACTAATAAATTATCAATCAATCATGAGGTATTTGAGGATTGTAGAAGGCATATGGAGACAGTTAATGTTTATGAAAGAACTACACGAATGAGTGCAGAGATAATCTTTAAAAATGGAGATCGTCGCATTTATCATGCTAAATCGGACTCAAAAAAATACGCAGTTAAGGAAGTCATTAATTTTGTAAAATCTATTGAAGAAGCAATTGGTGACAAAGTTATGTGGAGGTTTAAAGGAGATAAAAATTATAATATGAGCACAAATTATCAAAAAGACGTAAGTTTATTAGTTCGAATAAAAAGAGATTTCTTAGGTTATTTCTTCGATATTTAA